One genomic window of Triticum dicoccoides isolate Atlit2015 ecotype Zavitan unplaced genomic scaffold, WEW_v2.0 scaffold35343, whole genome shotgun sequence includes the following:
- the LOC119345975 gene encoding alpha carbonic anhydrase 5-like: MYPHQPAPLGQLPSSRSTSINAQHKAVCVQPSGLGPPSALALLSLRPGSQSTAKIDDESEFSYDCGAENWPENWGKIKEWATCRTGRMQSPIDLSDRYATQAPNLGYLNHSYRSAKASI; the protein is encoded by the exons atgtacccccaccagcctgCCCCTCTTGGACAGCTACCTAGCAGCAGGAGCACCTCGATCAACGCACAACACAAGGCAGTATGCGTTCAGCCTTCCGGTCTGGGCCCTCCTTCTGCTCTTGCACTTCTCAGCCTTCGTCCCGGCAGCCAGAGCACAGCAAAAATCG ACGATGAGTCGGAGTTCAGCTACGACTGTGGGGCGGAGAACTGGCCGGAGAACTGGGGCAAGATCAAGGAGTGGGCGACGTGCAGAACTGGGCGGATGCAGTCGCCCATCGACCTCTCCGACCGCTATGCCACACAGGCGCCCAACCTAGGGTACCTCAACCACTCCTACCGCTCTGCCAAGGCCTCCATC